In Patagioenas fasciata isolate bPatFas1 chromosome 18, bPatFas1.hap1, whole genome shotgun sequence, a genomic segment contains:
- the LOC139829355 gene encoding protein shisa-6-like isoform X1, with the protein MNNILTSATEPYDLSFSRSFQNLSHLPPSYESAVKTNSSKYSSLKRLTDKEADEYYMRRRHLPDLAARGTLPINVIKMSQQTNHRDRPRRPIRAMSQDRVLSPERIMPEEFSMSYERILSDEQLLSAERLHSQDPLLSPERSGYPDQSMSRALSHTDVFVSTPVLDRYRMTKMHSHPSASNNLYNTLGMNPTSAKRQAFASRRHNTVEQLHYIPGHHHHYRTASKTEVTV; encoded by the exons ATGAACAACATCCTTACTTCTGCCACTGAACCCTATGATCTGTCTTTCTCCCGGTCCTTCCAGAACCTCTCTCACCTCCCACCATCCTATGAGTCTGCTGTCAAGACAAACTCAAGTAAATATTCTTCTCTGAAAAGACTAA CTGACAAAGAGGCTGATGAATACTACATGAGGAGGAGACATCTGCCTGACCTGGCAGCCCGGGGCACGCTCCCTATCAACGTCATCAAAATGTCTCAACAAACCAACCACAGGGACAGGCCCCGCCGTCCCATCAGGGCCATGTCCCAGGACAGGGTGCTGTCTCCTGAGAGGATCATGCCCGAGGAGTTTAGCATGTCCTATGAACGGATCCTCTCAGACGAGCAGCTGCTGTCCGCCGAGCGCCTCCACTCCCAAGACCCCCTGCTCTCCCCGGAGCGGTCGGGGTACCCCGACCAGTCTATGTCACGGGCATTGTCACACACAGACGTCTTTGTATCAACACCCGTCTTGGATCGCTACAGGATGACAAAAATGCACTCCCATCCTAGTGCCTCAAATAACTTGTACAATACCTTAGGTATGAACCCGACCTCTGCCAAGCGCCAAGCGTTTGCCTCCCGACGGCACAACACGGTAGAACAACTGCATTATATTCCAGGACACCACCATCACTACCGCACAGCGAGCAAAACAGAGGTGACTGTTTGA
- the LOC139829355 gene encoding protein shisa-6-like isoform X2: MNNILTSATEPYDLSFSRSFQNLSHLPPSYESAVKTNSTDKEADEYYMRRRHLPDLAARGTLPINVIKMSQQTNHRDRPRRPIRAMSQDRVLSPERIMPEEFSMSYERILSDEQLLSAERLHSQDPLLSPERSGYPDQSMSRALSHTDVFVSTPVLDRYRMTKMHSHPSASNNLYNTLGMNPTSAKRQAFASRRHNTVEQLHYIPGHHHHYRTASKTEVTV, from the exons ATGAACAACATCCTTACTTCTGCCACTGAACCCTATGATCTGTCTTTCTCCCGGTCCTTCCAGAACCTCTCTCACCTCCCACCATCCTATGAGTCTGCTGTCAAGACAAACTCAA CTGACAAAGAGGCTGATGAATACTACATGAGGAGGAGACATCTGCCTGACCTGGCAGCCCGGGGCACGCTCCCTATCAACGTCATCAAAATGTCTCAACAAACCAACCACAGGGACAGGCCCCGCCGTCCCATCAGGGCCATGTCCCAGGACAGGGTGCTGTCTCCTGAGAGGATCATGCCCGAGGAGTTTAGCATGTCCTATGAACGGATCCTCTCAGACGAGCAGCTGCTGTCCGCCGAGCGCCTCCACTCCCAAGACCCCCTGCTCTCCCCGGAGCGGTCGGGGTACCCCGACCAGTCTATGTCACGGGCATTGTCACACACAGACGTCTTTGTATCAACACCCGTCTTGGATCGCTACAGGATGACAAAAATGCACTCCCATCCTAGTGCCTCAAATAACTTGTACAATACCTTAGGTATGAACCCGACCTCTGCCAAGCGCCAAGCGTTTGCCTCCCGACGGCACAACACGGTAGAACAACTGCATTATATTCCAGGACACCACCATCACTACCGCACAGCGAGCAAAACAGAGGTGACTGTTTGA